TTCATGAAAGTTCCACCTTCGTCACCTTCGGGATTTCATCCCCCAGAAAATATCTTCCCACGCGGGCGACCCGCTCCGGCGCGTCGGTGCAAAAAATTTTCGTCTGCCCCCTTCTGTTTTCGGTTTGCTTGAGATGGAGATCATGAAGGGTTTCGTTCAGCTGACGAGCGGTCTCGACGGCGGAATCGACAATTTGAATCTCGCTACCCAAAACTTTGGAAATCACCGGCTTGAACAGCGGATAATGGGTGCACCCCAAAATAAGGGTGTCGATCCCGTTCCCCCGAAATTCGGCCAGGTAGGTGCCAAGCACCTTTTCGGGCACCTCCCCTTCCAACCACCCCTCTTCAGCCAGCGACACGAGCAAAGGACAGGCTTTTGCTTTTGTTTTAACCGCCGCATCAAGTTTGGCGATCGCCCGCGGATAGGCTTGCGATCTGATTGTCCCCTCCGTGCCGATGACCCCTATCTGTCTGTTTTTTGTTTTGGAGACGGCGCTTGACGCCCCCGGTTCAATGACGCCGATCACGGGAACACTGAAAAATTTCTGGAGCGATTCCAGACTATAGGCCGATGCGGTGTTGCAGGCGATCACCAGCGCCTTCACCCCCTGCTCCAAAAGAAAGAGGCTGTTTTGAATGGTAAACTTGAGAACGGTTTCGGGGGATTTGGTCCCAAACGGGACGCGGGCGGTGTCGCCCAGATAGACGATGTCTTCGGAAGGGAGCTGGTTCCGGATTTCCTTGAGAACAGTCAAGCCGCCGATGCCTGAATCAAAAATGCCGATCGCCTGGGATGCTGTCCCTTTGTTCTGTGCCACCATTAAATCGGGGGCTTTGCCGCTGGCGCCCCCGTACCCCCCGTTCGCTCGGACGGAGTAAATCCGATCCTCGCTCACTCATTGATAAGCTTTAGTGAACGTGATGAACCTGCTTGGCCGCTTTTTTGAGGTTGATTTTTTTGAGGCTCTTGACCGTGATGACCTTTTTGGCCACGCGGTCGAGCGACTTCTCCAAGCCGTCGATTTTGCGCTCCAGGCCGGCAAGATCGTCCCTTGTGGGGACCGCCATGATCTGAAAAACCGCCTTCACGTTTTTGCGGATGCTTTTGGCCACCTCGTCCCGGGTGCGGACCACCCCCGACACCGCCCGCGCGAAATGATCGCTCTTCAACATTTCGCGAAGCAGTTTCGACTTCGTCAGCTCGGAGACGATTTCGTTTTTGATGTGTTCGCCCTTGGTCAGCGCCTCGTCGAAAAATTCCTTGAAACTCATGGCTATTACCCCCTTATGGCGTTTGGCTAACCTATTTGTGTCGGAACTGTCAAATCAAATTGACGCCTTGCGGTTCAAGACCAGCGAAGGCTCGGCAGGGCCCAAGACAACCCGCAATTCGCGGTTTAATCCCTCCTCATAACCGACCACACGGTTCCGCCCCTTGTCCTTGGCGCGATAGAGGGCGATATCGGCGGTGCTGATCAGTTCCTCTTCTCCCGTGGCCGTATCGGGGAAGGCCGAAACGCCGATGCTGACGGTCAACGGGTTGGTTGACGAATCCTGCCCGATAAAGAGAGGGGAGCGTTCCTCAACCAGACGCCGCAGTTTTTCCGCAACCGAAAGGGCATCCTTGTGGCGGGTGTCCGCCAGAAGAACAACGAATTCTTCCCCCCCGAACCGCGCCACGGTGTCCACCTCGCGCAGGTTTTCCAACAGGAGGCGGGCCAGACCTTTAAGGGCCTGATCCCCCTTTAGATGGCCATAACGGTCGTTGAACCGTTTGAAATAATCGACGTCGATCATCAGCACGGCGATGGGGCGGATAAACCGGGTGGCCCTTTTCCATTCCATGTGAAGCACCTGCTGGAAGTGGCGGCGGTTGTAAATGCCGGTGAGTTCATCGGTGACGGATAGCTCCTTGGTTTTCATGTAAAGGCGCGAGCGGTCGTAGGCGATGGCAATCTGGTTGGCCACCGATTCGAGCGACTGCACGTCGGTGGGCGAAAAAGCCCCCTTTTTGTTGTGACCCACGTTCAAGACGCCCACCACTTCTCCCGATGTGATCAGGGGAATGCTCAAAAAAGATCCCGCCTCGCTCTTTTCCCCCTTGTAATACAGATACCGCGGATCGGCTCCGGTATCCTGAATGTAAACGGTCCGGCCCGATTGGGCCACCATCCCGGAAATCCCCTCGCCGGGCCTGAATTTAAGACTGCGGATGCGGGCGTTGTCGCGAAAACCGTGGGCCGCGACCACCTCCAGATATTCCCGCCCCGCGTTGAGAAACAGAAGGCTGAACTCGCGGTAGTTGAGCGTTTCGGTCAGAATCCGGGTGGCCGTGTGCAAAAGCTCCGAGAGTTCGAGCGTGGGGCTTAAACTCTGGGAGATCTGGAAGAGAATTTTCAGATCCTTGAGCGAGGCCTCCAGTTTTTGATTGGTGGATTCGATAATCGCCGCCTTTTCCTCCAGCTCCCGCTTGTATTTGAGGCTTTCGTGCGCGGCGATCAGTTCGCGCTCGGTCTCGATCTTGCGCGCCTCCAGATCGGTGATTTTGGAGAGCATCCGGTTAAAACTCCCCGCCAGTCTCCCCATTTCATCGGGCGAGTCGATCTCGACCCGAACCAGAAAATTTCCCTCTTCGGCCAGCCGCATCACGTTTCTTAATTTTTGCAACGGCCGGTCGACAAAAAGGGAGACCGTGAACATGACCAGAATGACCTCCACAAACACCAAAAGGAGGACAAAAACGGGGATCAACTGAAGGAGGGTAAACTTGGAAAGAAGCGTCACATCCAGAAGAGTGAAAATGAGAAGAAACAACGCCGTCACAAACAGCAGGGTCACCGTGGAGGCCAGCGCGATTTTGGCCCCCACACTTCGGCGGAAGAAGGAGAAAGTCATCGGCGGCAAATATAGACAGGGGGGATGATTAAAGTCAAAAAGGAAAGAGGGGGTCGAGACCGATCAAGTGATCT
The nucleotide sequence above comes from Deltaproteobacteria bacterium. Encoded proteins:
- a CDS encoding glutamate racemase, with product MVAQNKGTASQAIGIFDSGIGGLTVLKEIRNQLPSEDIVYLGDTARVPFGTKSPETVLKFTIQNSLFLLEQGVKALVIACNTASAYSLESLQKFFSVPVIGVIEPGASSAVSKTKNRQIGVIGTEGTIRSQAYPRAIAKLDAAVKTKAKACPLLVSLAEEGWLEGEVPEKVLGTYLAEFRGNGIDTLILGCTHYPLFKPVISKVLGSEIQIVDSAVETARQLNETLHDLHLKQTENRRGQTKIFCTDAPERVARVGRYFLGDEIPKVTKVELS
- a CDS encoding phasin family protein translates to MSFKEFFDEALTKGEHIKNEIVSELTKSKLLREMLKSDHFARAVSGVVRTRDEVAKSIRKNVKAVFQIMAVPTRDDLAGLERKIDGLEKSLDRVAKKVITVKSLKKINLKKAAKQVHHVH
- a CDS encoding diguanylate cyclase, which produces MTFSFFRRSVGAKIALASTVTLLFVTALFLLIFTLLDVTLLSKFTLLQLIPVFVLLLVFVEVILVMFTVSLFVDRPLQKLRNVMRLAEEGNFLVRVEIDSPDEMGRLAGSFNRMLSKITDLEARKIETERELIAAHESLKYKRELEEKAAIIESTNQKLEASLKDLKILFQISQSLSPTLELSELLHTATRILTETLNYREFSLLFLNAGREYLEVVAAHGFRDNARIRSLKFRPGEGISGMVAQSGRTVYIQDTGADPRYLYYKGEKSEAGSFLSIPLITSGEVVGVLNVGHNKKGAFSPTDVQSLESVANQIAIAYDRSRLYMKTKELSVTDELTGIYNRRHFQQVLHMEWKRATRFIRPIAVLMIDVDYFKRFNDRYGHLKGDQALKGLARLLLENLREVDTVARFGGEEFVVLLADTRHKDALSVAEKLRRLVEERSPLFIGQDSSTNPLTVSIGVSAFPDTATGEEELISTADIALYRAKDKGRNRVVGYEEGLNRELRVVLGPAEPSLVLNRKASI